The Lacticaseibacillus pabuli region GGCCGCGCCTGTTATCGTCTTCGCCGTTAACTTGCACGGTATTTTCACGCAGAAACCATTTAGCAGCGCCACCCGTATCGATGATGCCAGTCTCCTTCAGCGCTTGCCCCAGCGTGATCTGCGGCGTGTGAATGGTGATTTCTTGCATTCATTTTCACTCCCTTACTTACGTTGCTTTTCCGTGTCATTGCGGGGATCACAGTCCGCAAATGACAGCATTCTACTTGT contains the following coding sequences:
- the yaaA gene encoding S4 domain-containing protein YaaA, with amino-acid sequence MQEITIHTPQITLGQALKETGIIDTGGAAKWFLRENTVQVNGEDDNRRGRKLDSGDVVTLPDGTQFTIVVAI